The sequence TTGAGCACTTCGTCGGTGAAAACTTCCTTCACCAGGCCCATGCTTTTGTGCAGATGGATCACCCTGCCGTCGCTAACGGCCATGCCACAGCTTTCCTGGCCACGATGCTGCTCCGCGAACATCCCCAGGGCCGCTATCCGGGCTGAATCAGGACTGCCGAAAACGCCAATGATGCCGCACATCAGGCTTGCACCTTGCTTTTGAAGCTGAGTTTGTTTTCCCTTTTTTCCAGCAAACGTTTGATGTTTTGCTGATGCTTGAAGATGATCAAGGCCACCACCACCAAGGTGAGCCAGGGAAATCCCATGGGATCTCCGGTCCGCAGATTGTGGATGCTGTGGACCAATAACAGCGATAATGCCGCCCCGATCGAACCCACGGACACATAGCGGGTCAGGGCAGTCAGAACGATGAACACCAGCAGAACCAGCAGCAAGGGGAGCGGTATGAGATAGAGATAGACCCCCGCGGCGGTGGCGACCCCTTTACCCCCCTTGAATCCCAGAAAAACAGGGAACATATGGCCCAGGATCACCATCAGCAGAGGCAAGGAATGAACGAAGGGAGACAGGGGCTGAACCCCCACAACCTTATACAGCAGCCAGGCCACGGCAAAACCTTTGAGAATATCCAGAATGAGCACAGGGAGCGCGGTTTTCAGGCCATACAGCCGCAGGGCGTTGGTCGCGCCGATGTTGCCGCTTCCTCCCTCACGTATGTCTTTGCTGTGCAGGAGTTTCCCCGCCAGATAGCCAAAGGGGATGCTGCCGATCAAATAGGCGGCAACGCACAGGATTGCCCAAAGCATGCCAAAGCTCATAATTCGACCTCGCCTTCCTTTCTTCCCTTGAAGATGAGTTTGATGCCAACCCCTTCGAAGCCAAACATTTCCCGGATCTGATTGTGCAGGAAGCGCCGGTAGTTTTCACTCACCAGGGCGGGCTGGTTGCAGAAAAAGACAAAGGTGGGAGGCTTGACCGCGGCCTGGGTGATATAGAAGATCTTAACGTGTTTTCCGCTGTGGCTGGTGGGGGGACGGTGCTCAACCACCTTTTCCATGAAGCGGTTGAGTTCGCTGGTGGAGATCCGCCTTTCGCTCTCCTCCTCGATCTTGACCACCGTTTCCATCAACCGGTTGATGCGCTGGCCGGTCTTGGCCGAGATGAACTGGATCGGCGCGAATTGCAGGAAAGGCATCTGGCGGAGCAATTCGGCGATGAATTTCCCGGTCGTTCCGGTTTCCTTTTCCACCAGGTCCCATTTATTGAAGACCACGAGGATCTCTTTCATCCGGCGCTTGGCGTAGGAAGCGATCTTGACGTCCTGCTCGGAGATGTCCTCATCCGAGGTCAAGACCAGGATCACCACGTCGCTTCTGTCCACCGCGTCGATGGTGCGCATCACGCTGTAGTATTCAACGCCGTATTTGACCTTGGTCTTGCGCCGCAATCCGGCCGTGTCGACCAGGATGTAGTCCTTGCCATAGTAGCGGAAAACGCTGTCCACGGCGTCGCGGGTCGTTCCAGGGGTGGGGGTTACGATCTGTTTCTCTTCTCCCAAAAGCAGGTTGACGATCGAG comes from Candidatus Syntrophosphaera sp. and encodes:
- the plsY gene encoding glycerol-3-phosphate 1-O-acyltransferase PlsY codes for the protein MSFGMLWAILCVAAYLIGSIPFGYLAGKLLHSKDIREGGSGNIGATNALRLYGLKTALPVLILDILKGFAVAWLLYKVVGVQPLSPFVHSLPLLMVILGHMFPVFLGFKGGKGVATAAGVYLYLIPLPLLLVLLVFIVLTALTRYVSVGSIGAALSLLLVHSIHNLRTGDPMGFPWLTLVVVALIIFKHQQNIKRLLEKRENKLSFKSKVQA
- the der gene encoding ribosome biogenesis GTPase Der — protein: MRKYIVSIVGRPNVGKSTLFNRLCRKRMAIVDAESGITRDRKYEDVDWNGKVFKLVDTGGIIFDSAETMDKMIRHQALLAIDESDLIIFMVDAQTGTTDIDLAIAKILYPHRDKVMLAANKADNDKFEWELYDFLQLGFGDPFPISALQGRNTANFLDEVLSLIPETQDAEYDTKPPQTRIAVVGKPNVGKSSIVNLLLGEEKQIVTPTPGTTRDAVDSVFRYYGKDYILVDTAGLRRKTKVKYGVEYYSVMRTIDAVDRSDVVILVLTSDEDISEQDVKIASYAKRRMKEILVVFNKWDLVEKETGTTGKFIAELLRQMPFLQFAPIQFISAKTGQRINRLMETVVKIEEESERRISTSELNRFMEKVVEHRPPTSHSGKHVKIFYITQAAVKPPTFVFFCNQPALVSENYRRFLHNQIREMFGFEGVGIKLIFKGRKEGEVEL